Proteins found in one Oncorhynchus mykiss isolate Arlee chromosome 17, USDA_OmykA_1.1, whole genome shotgun sequence genomic segment:
- the LOC110494516 gene encoding ras-related protein rab7: protein MTSRKKVLLKVIILGDSGVGKTSLMNQYVNKKFSNQYKATIGADFLTKEVMVDDRLVTMQIWDTAGQERFQSLGVAFYRGADCCVLVFDVTAPNTFKTLDSWRDEFLIQASPRDPENFPFVVLGNKIDLENRQVTTKRAQAWCQSKNNIPYFETSAKEAINVEQAFQTIARNALKQETEVELYNEFPEPIKLDRNERAKPSAEACSC from the exons ATGACGTCTAGGAAGAAAGTACTACTGAAAGTCATCATCCTGGGAGACTCTGG AGTTGGGAAGACGTCGCTGATGAACCAGTATGTGAATAAGAAGTTCAGTAACCAGTACAAAGCCACAATAGGAGCTGATTTCCTAACGAAAGAAGTGATGGTGGATGACAGACTTGTCACCATGCAG ATCTGGGACACTGCAGGGCAGGAGAGGTTCCAGTCTCTGGGTGTAGCGTTCTACCGCGGGGCAGACTGCTGTGTGCTGGTGTTTGACGTGACTGCCCCCAACACCTTTAAGACGCTAGACAGCTGGAGGGACGAGTTCCTTATACAGGCCAGCCCCCGAGATCCCGAGAACTTCCCCTTTGTGGTGCTAGGCAACAAGATTGACTTGGAGAACAGACAG GTGACGACCAAACGAGCACAGGCGTGGTGTCAGAGCAAGAACAACATCCCCTACTTTGAGACCAGCGCTAAGGAGGCCATCAACGTTGAACAGGCTTTCCAGACTATCGCACGCAATGCTCTTAAACAG GAGACAGAGGTGGAGTTGTACAATGAGTTCCCTGAACCGATAAAGCTGGACAGGAACGAACGGGCCAAGCCATCAGCGGAGGCCTGCAGCTGCTGA